From Piscinibacter gummiphilus:
GCAGGTCTTTCTCGTCGCTGAGCCAGCCGAGCGCTTCGGAAAGCGAACGCGGCAACTGGTATTCGGAGAGATAGGCGTCGCCCTTGCATTCGGGCGAGGGCTCGATGCGGTTCTTCATGCCGAGGTAGCCGCAGGCGAGCGTGGCGGCCAGCGCCACATACGGGTTGGCATCGGCGCCGATCACGCGGTTTTCGATGCGGCGCGCCGAGGGCGTGGCCACTGGTGAGCGGATGCCGACCGTGCGGTTGTCGGTGCCCCACTGGATGTTGATCGGCGCCGACATCGAGCGGGCGAGCCGCCGATACGAGTTGACGTAGGGCGCGAAGAGCGCCATCGCCGCCGGCGTGTATTTCTGCAGGCCGCCGATGTACCAGTAGAACTCCTTGCTGGGCGTGCCGTCTGGGTTGCTGAAGATGTTCTGCCCGCTGCCGGAGTGCACCACGCTCTGGTGCACGTGCATCGCGCTGCCCGGCTCGTTGGCCATCGGCTTGGCCATGAAGGTGGCATACATCTCGTGGCGCAGCGCCGTCTCGCGGATGGTGCGCTTGAAGAAAAACACTTCATCGGCCAGGCCCAGCGGGTGGTCGTGGAAGAAGTTGATCTCCATCTGCCCGGCGCCCACTTCATGGATCAGCGTGTCGACGTTGAGCTCCATCTGCTCGCAGTACGCGTAGATGTCTTCGAACAGCGGGTCGAACTCGTTCACCGCGTCGATGGAATAGGCCTGGCGCGAGGTCTCGGCCCGGCCACTGCGGCCCTTGGGCGGGCGCAGCGGGGTGTTGGGGTCGGAGTTGCGCTCGACGAGGTAGAACTCGAGCTCGGGCGCCACGACCGGGTTCCAGCCCTCGGCCGCGTAGAGGTCGCAGATGCGGCGCAGCACCGAGCGCGGCGCGTAGGGAATCATGTTGCCGTCGCGGTCGAAGCAGTCGTGGATCACCTGTGCGGTCGGGTCCACCGCCCAGGGCACGATGCGCACCGTGCTCGGGTCGGGTCGCAGGTGCATGTCGCGGTCGGTCGCGTGGATGACGTCGTAGTACGGGCCTTCGTCCGGGAACTCACCCGTGACGCCGATGGCCACGATGGCCTCGGGCAGCCGCATGCCGCGGTCTTCGGTGAATTTCTCTCGCGGCAGGATCTTGCCGCGCGCCACGCCGGTGAGGTCGGGCACGAGGCACTCGATCTCGGTCACGCGGCGGTCGTTGAGCCACTGTTCGAGGTCGCTGAAGCTGAAGTTGTTCTTGTCCACCATCTGATCACCTGTGTAGTCGTTGAATCGTGTAGCGGCGGTCCGGCGCTGGCCGGAGCAAGACAGCTAGCGATCCGGATCAGGTTGCCGATGACGGTCGCGGTAGGCGCGGCAGGCGTCGCCGAAGGCGGTGAACAGTCGAACGGAGATGGGGTTGCTGGCGGCCTTCCACTCGGGGTGCCACTGCACGCAGAGGTTGAAGCCCGGCGCGTTGGCCATCGAGAAGGCTTCGACCAGCCCGTCGGGCGCTCGAGCCTCGACGCGCAGGCCGGGGGCGAGTTGTTTCACGCCCTGGCCGTGCGCGGTGTTGACCTGGAACTCGCGTGTGCCGACGACGGCCTCGAGCGTGCCGCCGGCTTCGACGAGCACCTCGTGCGCGAAGTCGTATTGCTCCTCGGGTGTCTTGTCGGTGATGCCGCGGTGGTCTCGCTGGCCGGGCACTTCCTGCACGGCCTGGTAGAGGCTGCCGCCGAGCGCGACGTTGGCCTCCTGGAAACCACGGCAGATGGCGAAGAGCGGGATGCCCCGGGCCAGCGCGCGCGGGATCATCGGCAGCGTCCAGGCGTCGCGGTCCTGGTCGAGCGGGAGGCTCGGGTCGTACACGTCTTCGCCGAAGTGGCTGGGGTGCACGTTCGACGGTGAGCCGGTGAGCAGCACGCCATCGGCATGGTCGAGCAGCTCGTCGAGCTCGTCGGATTGAACGAAGGGCACGATCAAGGGCAGGCAGCCGGCGAGCCGGATCGCGTCGATGTATTTCTTGCCAGCGATGTGGAAGGGATGTTCGCCCACCATGCGGTTGCAGGCGGGAACCAGGACCGCAGGCTTGCGGGCTGGCGCGGAAGCGGGAAGGGCGCTCATTGGGCTTGCTGCATGCCGGTTCTTGGCCGGTTTGCACTGGGCTTGCTGTTGACCA
This genomic window contains:
- a CDS encoding glutamine synthetase family protein produces the protein MVDKNNFSFSDLEQWLNDRRVTEIECLVPDLTGVARGKILPREKFTEDRGMRLPEAIVAIGVTGEFPDEGPYYDVIHATDRDMHLRPDPSTVRIVPWAVDPTAQVIHDCFDRDGNMIPYAPRSVLRRICDLYAAEGWNPVVAPELEFYLVERNSDPNTPLRPPKGRSGRAETSRQAYSIDAVNEFDPLFEDIYAYCEQMELNVDTLIHEVGAGQMEINFFHDHPLGLADEVFFFKRTIRETALRHEMYATFMAKPMANEPGSAMHVHQSVVHSGSGQNIFSNPDGTPSKEFYWYIGGLQKYTPAAMALFAPYVNSYRRLARSMSAPINIQWGTDNRTVGIRSPVATPSARRIENRVIGADANPYVALAATLACGYLGMKNRIEPSPECKGDAYLSEYQLPRSLSEALGWLSDEKDLHDVLGKEFITVYSEIKEIEHDEFMKVISPWEREHLLLHV
- a CDS encoding gamma-glutamyl-gamma-aminobutyrate hydrolase family protein, with the translated sequence MSALPASAPARKPAVLVPACNRMVGEHPFHIAGKKYIDAIRLAGCLPLIVPFVQSDELDELLDHADGVLLTGSPSNVHPSHFGEDVYDPSLPLDQDRDAWTLPMIPRALARGIPLFAICRGFQEANVALGGSLYQAVQEVPGQRDHRGITDKTPEEQYDFAHEVLVEAGGTLEAVVGTREFQVNTAHGQGVKQLAPGLRVEARAPDGLVEAFSMANAPGFNLCVQWHPEWKAASNPISVRLFTAFGDACRAYRDRHRQPDPDR